CCTGAAGTCGATGACCGCCGAATCGCCGATCCACGGCTCGGCCATGTTGAACATGAACTCGGGACGCATCCTCAGCGGTTTCCCCTGCATGGGTTCGTGGGTTAACTACGGCTTGGGCAGCGTCAACGAAAACCTGCCGGGGCACGTGGTGATGCTTGATCCGACCGGTGGTCCGATCAGCGGCGCCAAGAACTGGTCGAGCGGCTTCATGCCGGCGACCTATCAAGGCTCGATCTTCCGCTCGAAGGGAGCGCCGATCATCGACCTGAAGCCGCCGCAAGGGATCACCCGCGACATGCAGCGCGACATCCTCGACACGCTGAAGGATTCGAACGATCGCCACCTGGCGTCGCGCGTCGACAACACCGACCTGGCGGCTCGCATCGCCAGCTACGAGTTGGCCTACAAGATGCAAGAGTCAGCGCCGGAAGCGGTTGATTTTGCCGACGAGACCGACGACACCCGCAAGCTGTACGGCTTGGACGATCCGCAAACCGAGGAATTCGGCCGCCGCTGCTTGATGGCTCGCCGTCTGGTTCAGCGGGGCGTGCGTTTCGTGCAGCTCTACTCGGGCGGTCACCACAACGACAACAACTGGGACGCCCACGGCGACCTGGAGAAGAACCACAACCGGCATGCCGGTCGTACCGACAAGCCGATCGCCGGTCTGTTGAAGGACCTGAAGCGAACCGGCCTGCTGGACGAAACGCTGGTGATCTGGGGTGGTGAGTTCGGTCGCCAACCGACGGCCGAATATGCCGAAGGAACCGGCCGCGATCACAACTCGTACGGTTTCACCATGTGGATGGCTGGCGGCGGGATCAAAGGGGGCGTCTCGGTCGGGGCCACCGACGAACTGGGCGCCGAAGCGGTCGAACGCCCGCTGAAGGTGAAAGACATGCATGCGACGGTCCTACATCAGCTGGGTCTCGATCCCAATCATTTGAGCTACTTCTACAGCGGCCTGGATCAGAAGCTGGTCGGCGTCGAACATGTCGATCCGATTCACGAGATCGTCTAAAACCCAACTTCAATATCGAAGCAGCGCGAGAGCTGGCCCGCTGGGCCAGCTCTCTTTTTTTGCAAATAGCGTCCCATTTTTTGCAAATGCGCGGTTCCTGGCCTCCGCCGTCGGCCCCTCCTCTCCCTACATTCGTGGTAGGAATGTTAGAATTAAATCTGCAACTTTGGGCGGAAGGATTTCGATTCAGGAGGCAGGACGATGGGCACGACCGTAGATCTCACCCCGTATGGCATTAGTGTCGCGGATGTACGCCGCAATCTAGCCCCTTCGCGGCTTTATGAAGAAGCGATTCGCAACGACGAAAAGGCGGCCATCGCTGATTCCGGCGCCCTGATCGCCTACTCTGGCGTCAAAACCGGACGCTCTCCTCATGACAAGCGAATCGTCCGCTCTGACGAATCGGCCGACGAAATCTGGTGGGGTTCGATCAATATCCAGATCGACGAAGCGACCTACGAGATCAACCTGGAGCGGGCCAAGGACTACCTCAACACCCGCAAGGCGCTCTATGTCATCGACGCCTTCGCCGGCTGGGATCCGAAGTATCGGCTGAAAGTCCGCGTCATCTGCTCGCGTCCGTACCATGCTCTCTTCATGCACACGATGCTGATTCGCCCAACGCCGGAAGAACTGGCCGAGTTCGGCGAACCGGAGGTGGTGATCTACAACGCTGGGCAGTTTCCGGCCAATCAACACACGCCGGGGATGACGTCCAAGACGAGCGTCGACGTTAGCCTTGAAAAACGCGAAATGGTCATCCTGGGTACCGAATACGCCGGCGAAATGAAAAAGGGCGTCTTCACCATGATGAACTACTACATGCCGAAAGTCGGCGTGTTGTCGATGCATTGCTCGGCGACGACCGACCCCAAGTCGGGGCACAGTTCGGTGTTGTTT
This region of Blastopirellula retiformator genomic DNA includes:
- a CDS encoding DUF1501 domain-containing protein, which translates into the protein MANSSHGDFCGRTRREFLWEAGGKFTGLALTSMLAQDGFLTSQAMGSESGSTFRNPLAAKQPHFPAKAKSVIFLFMYGGPSHMDTFDYKPKLYPLDGKTVPVKTKGRGGAKNKGRVVGPKWKFKQYGESGQWVSDLFPNLATCVDDIAFLKSMTAESPIHGSAMLNMNSGRILSGFPCMGSWVNYGLGSVNENLPGHVVMLDPTGGPISGAKNWSSGFMPATYQGSIFRSKGAPIIDLKPPQGITRDMQRDILDTLKDSNDRHLASRVDNTDLAARIASYELAYKMQESAPEAVDFADETDDTRKLYGLDDPQTEEFGRRCLMARRLVQRGVRFVQLYSGGHHNDNNWDAHGDLEKNHNRHAGRTDKPIAGLLKDLKRTGLLDETLVIWGGEFGRQPTAEYAEGTGRDHNSYGFTMWMAGGGIKGGVSVGATDELGAEAVERPLKVKDMHATVLHQLGLDPNHLSYFYSGLDQKLVGVEHVDPIHEIV